TATTGAGAAAGGCGTACACAGGGCCAAAGCCATTAACAGACACAGAGGTCTTGGAGGCGTGAAGTGGCTTTTCATGGGCATGCTGAAGTCAAACATTCTTATCACCTTTACTGAGTGGGTTGAGAAGTGGGGTATTGATCCATGTCGAAAAGTCAGCGTGCTGACAGGTCATGCGTTGTCTCCAAGTCACGCACCAGCCGATCCAGCAGACGTACGCCCCAACCCGTGGCCCAGCCTACGCTACGTGAGGATTTAGCGACTTCGTGAGCGGGCCCGGAAATGTCCAGATGCGCCCACGGCACGTCATTGACGAAGCGTTGAATGAAGTTTGCCGCTGTGCTCGCACCGCCAGAGGGCGCGTCGGCATTGCGCATATCGGCTATTTCTGAATTCATCTCCACATCGAAGTTCGGCCCCATTGGCAGACGCCACACCAGTTCGCCAGTTGCACTGGCTGCGTGTTCAAGTTGTTTGGCAATTCCGTCATCATTGGAAAAAAGCCCAGCGCGGTCGTGACCAACAGCGGTGACAACGTCATAGGTCAACGTGGCCAGGTCGATCATAAAGCTGGGCCGAAACTTGGCTTGCACATGCCATAGCAGATCTGCAAGGACGAGGCGGCCCTCATAATCAGTGTCGATGACCTCAATGGTCTGGCCGGACAGCGAACGTACGATGTCCCCTGGACGTTGGGCCTTCCCGCCTGGCATGTTTTCCACCAATCCAATCGCCCCGATGGCATTGATCTGCGCTTTGCGACGCGCCAATGCCAGCATCAGGCCTGTTACACAAGCAGCGCCGGCCATGTCGCCCTTCATCTCAGCCATCCCTTCAGCCGATTTGATGGAGAGACCACCCGCGTCGAAACACACGCCTTTACCAATGAATGCACAGGGCGCCATGTTCTGATCGATCGCACCGTTCCAGCGAAGGATTGCAACATGAGTCTCTTCTGCCGACCCCTTGCCAACCGCCAACAACGCCCGAAATCCAAGACGCTCCAAATC
The sequence above is a segment of the Pseudomonas sp. R76 genome. Coding sequences within it:
- a CDS encoding leucyl aminopeptidase; the protein is MSGSLTISFTDLSPAGWNAEPEATLIVFVGAALTFGPVSTQLLRDLDSTLLIRAAAEEGFRGKADESMRLIINSRRVIFIGVGDGTLDPVELGGRAAAVAGYAARFLIVVEFPQSSHYPTNAAAELALGFRLGSYSFDIYRTHKPEPQRPEQRWVTLLTRSVDADQVAYSRESAVAEGVELARSLVNEPANVLTPSEFARRAGALGEAGIEVQILREKDLERLGFRALLAVGKGSAEETHVAILRWNGAIDQNMAPCAFIGKGVCFDAGGLSIKSAEGMAEMKGDMAGAACVTGLMLALARRKAQINAIGAIGLVENMPGGKAQRPGDIVRSLSGQTIEVIDTDYEGRLVLADLLWHVQAKFRPSFMIDLATLTYDVVTAVGHDRAGLFSNDDGIAKQLEHAASATGELVWRLPMGPNFDVEMNSEIADMRNADAPSGGASTAANFIQRFVNDVPWAHLDISGPAHEVAKSSRSVGWATGWGVRLLDRLVRDLETTHDLSAR